TTTACTTTTTTCAGGAATAAGTGGTTCATCAAGTTACTTTTTGACTATAGAGGAAGTATTAGCTAAGGGAGACGAGGTTTATGGTCAGCCGCTTAAAGTTTCAGGGACAATTATTGGTGATTCTATAGATTGGCAGCCTGAAGAGATTCAATTGAATTTTAAGATTAAAGAAAAGGAAGGGAATAAGACTATCTTGGTTAAGTATGATGGGGTGAAACCTGATAACTTTAAAGAGGGGGTAACAGCCATTGTACAAGGGGAATATACCCAAGATCAATACTTTAGGGCAGATGATTTAATGTTAAAATGTCCTTCTAAGTATGAAGCGAAAAATCCAGAAAGGGTTAAAAAAGAATAAATAATTTATTAGGGAGGAAATAATATGGCAGGGGTAGGATCAATAGCTTTATTAATCTCGTTGGCTGTAGTTATTTATACAGTAATTGCATATATTTTAGGGTTAATGCAAAAGAACAAGAGATTATTAAAGAGTGCCGAAAATGGGATATTTGCTAATGCTATTTTAAGTACTGTAGCATCAGCAGCTTTACTTTATGCGTTAATTACTGGTGATTTTAGTATTGAATATGTAGCTCACTATACTAATCAGACTTTACCTTTATTTTATAAGATTTCAGCTTTTTGGGCTGGAAATAGTGGGTCAATTTTATTATGGTATTGGGTTTTATCTATTTATGCAGCTATAATCTCTCAATCAAAGAAGGCACAGGGAGCAGAATTAAAACAATATGCTAGTTTAGTTATGATGTTAATTAGTTTGTTTTTTGTTGTAATGTTAAATTTTGAAACAGATCCATTTACTACCTTAGGATATATGCCTCAAGATGGGCAAGGTATGAATCCAATGTTACAGAATATTGGGATGGTAATTCATCCAGTAACCCTTTATTTAGGATATGTTGGTTTTACAGTACCATTTGCATATGCACTAGCAGCTTTATTCTTAAAGAAGACAGGTGCTACTTGGATTAAGTTAACCCGAAGATGGACATTAGTTGCTTGGTTATTTTTAAGTATAGGTATGATTTCTGGTGGAGAATGGGCTTATGTAGAGCTAGGTTGGGGAGGTTATTGGGCTTGGGACCCAGTAGAGAATGCTTCTTTATTACCTTGGTTAACAAGTACAGCTTTCTTCCATTCAGTAATGATTCAAGAACGTAAAGGGATGTTAAAGATTTGGAATGTATTATTAATTATTACTACATTTATTTTAAATATATTTGGAACTTTCTTAACTCGTAGTGGAGTTATTTCATCAGTACATGCCTTTGGTAATTCAAGAATAGGATTATATTTCTTCTACTTTATGTGGTTTTTAATAGTGAGTTCTTTGGCATTAGTCTTTTCTAGACTTAAAATACTTAAAAGTGGAAAAGAATTCGAGGCTATATTATCTAAAGAAAGCAGCTTTTTACTTAATAATTTGTTATTGATTGGAGCCACTTTTGCTGTATTCTGGGGAACGATTTATCCAGCTATTTCTGAATTGGTCACTGGAGTTAAAGTTACAGTAGGGCAAGCATTCTTTAATCAAGTAACAGTTCCTATTGGAATCTTATTAGTATTTTTAATTGGAGTTTGTCATTTGGTAGCTTGGAGAAAATCATCTGCAGAAAATCTTAAGAAAAATTTCTTACTACCATCAATTTTGAGTCTTATTTTCGCTATAGCAGTCTACACTATCCTAGGAGTTAATAAATTATATTCCTTATTAGCTGTAACGGGAGCCTTCTTTGTCTTCTTAACTACTATTTTAGAGTTTTATAAAGGTATTAAAGCCAGGATGAAGATGACAGATGAAGGAGTTATAACTGCTTTAGGAAGATTAGTTTCTCGTAATCGACGTCGTTATGGTGGGTATATAGTTCACTTGTCTGTT
This region of Selenihalanaerobacter shriftii genomic DNA includes:
- a CDS encoding cytochrome c maturation protein CcmE, with protein sequence MTKKTKMGIGILILLIGFGYLLFSGISGSSSYFLTIEEVLAKGDEVYGQPLKVSGTIIGDSIDWQPEEIQLNFKIKEKEGNKTILVKYDGVKPDNFKEGVTAIVQGEYTQDQYFRADDLMLKCPSKYEAKNPERVKKE
- a CDS encoding heme lyase CcmF/NrfE family subunit, with the protein product MAGVGSIALLISLAVVIYTVIAYILGLMQKNKRLLKSAENGIFANAILSTVASAALLYALITGDFSIEYVAHYTNQTLPLFYKISAFWAGNSGSILLWYWVLSIYAAIISQSKKAQGAELKQYASLVMMLISLFFVVMLNFETDPFTTLGYMPQDGQGMNPMLQNIGMVIHPVTLYLGYVGFTVPFAYALAALFLKKTGATWIKLTRRWTLVAWLFLSIGMISGGEWAYVELGWGGYWAWDPVENASLLPWLTSTAFFHSVMIQERKGMLKIWNVLLIITTFILNIFGTFLTRSGVISSVHAFGNSRIGLYFFYFMWFLIVSSLALVFSRLKILKSGKEFEAILSKESSFLLNNLLLIGATFAVFWGTIYPAISELVTGVKVTVGQAFFNQVTVPIGILLVFLIGVCHLVAWRKSSAENLKKNFLLPSILSLIFAIAVYTILGVNKLYSLLAVTGAFFVFLTTILEFYKGIKARMKMTDEGVITALGRLVSRNRRRYGGYIVHLSVIIMIIGITGSSAYKKQTEVTVKKGEVIEFEGYSMKYNGLRINEDPNKTTVYADLNIKKNGKPYTKLTPAKQYFKTWEEPVTEVDFESGIKEDLYLILAGWSESGKQAIFQVVVNPLVSWLFFGVNVLVIGTLIAVWPDERKQSIELMKELHKKV